One stretch of Streptomyces sp. R21 DNA includes these proteins:
- a CDS encoding GtrA family protein encodes MTVNLSEGRARVGRRIPESAPPPESAPLPGSAPPADPPVAPRPGGLARARRLVLEVAKFGVVGGSGVAVNFLVFNLLLHGLKWWPTPATVLASCVAMATNYVGFRFFAYRDRASRTRRQIVLFFVFSGLGVAMETVLFYAGYHGLGMDGPYGSNIAKAASIVLASAFRFLVYRTWVFQHDGRRG; translated from the coding sequence GTGACTGTGAACCTCTCCGAGGGGCGGGCCCGCGTCGGCCGCCGTATCCCCGAGAGCGCCCCGCCTCCCGAGAGCGCCCCGCTCCCCGGGAGTGCCCCGCCCGCGGACCCGCCCGTCGCCCCGCGCCCCGGAGGCCTGGCGCGGGCGCGTCGACTCGTCCTCGAAGTGGCGAAGTTCGGCGTCGTCGGGGGCAGCGGGGTCGCGGTCAACTTCCTTGTCTTCAACCTTCTGCTGCACGGCCTGAAGTGGTGGCCGACGCCCGCCACGGTGCTCGCCAGCTGCGTCGCCATGGCCACCAACTACGTCGGCTTCCGCTTCTTCGCCTACCGCGACCGCGCCTCGCGCACCCGCCGTCAGATCGTGCTGTTCTTCGTCTTCAGCGGACTCGGCGTCGCCATGGAGACCGTGCTCTTCTACGCCGGCTACCACGGCCTCGGCATGGACGGCCCGTACGGCTCGAACATCGCCAAGGCCGCCTCCATCGTCCTCGCCTCGGCGTTCCGCTTCCTGGTCTACCGGACGTGGGTGTTCCAGCACGACGGCCGCCGCGGCTAG
- a CDS encoding NAD-glutamate dehydrogenase has translation MQTKLDEAKAELLERAARVAENSPVGGHLPTGTTGEGTPDRDTVLAFLQRYYLHTAPEDLTDRDPVDVFGAAFSHYRLAETRPQGTANVRVHTPTVEENGWTCSHSVVEVVTDDMPFLVDSVTNELSRQGRGIHVVIHPQFVVRRDLTGKLIEVLEARPTSGDLPHDAHVESWIHVEIDRETDRADLKQITADLLRVLSDAREAVEDWEKMRDAALRIAEDLPTEPTADDLRDQDVEEARELLRWLSDDHFTFLGYREYALREDDSLAAVPGTGLGILRSDPQHAGDDSHPVSPSFERLPADARAKAREHKLLVLTKANSRSTVHRPSYLDYVGVKKFDEQGNVVGERRFLGLFSSAAYTESVRRVPVVRRKVEEVLRGAGFSPSSHDGRDLLQILETYPRDELFQTPADELRSIVTSVLYLQERRRLRLYLRQDEYGRYYSALVYLPRDRYTTGVRLRIIDILKEELGGTSVDFTAWNTESILSRLHFVVRVPQGTELPELSEADKDRIEARLVEAARSWADGFAEALNAECGEERAAELLRRYGNAFPEGYKADHTPRAAVADLVHLEKLSEGQGDKDAESFALSLYEPVGAGPGERRFKIYRKGESVSLSAVLPVLQRLGVEVTDERPYELRCSDSTIAWVYDFGLRLPKSQNGNGDYLGDDGRERFQEAFSATWTGHAENDGFNALVLSAGLGWRQAMVLRAYAKYLRQAGSTFSQDYMEDTLRNNVHTTRLLVSLFEARMSPDRQRAGMELTDALMEELDAALDQVASLDEDRILRSFLTVIKATLRTNFFQEALGGQPHEYVSMKFDPQAIPDLPAPRPAYEIWVYSPKVEGVHLRFGKVARGGLRWSDRREDFRTEILGLVKAQMVKNTVIVPVGAKGGFVAKQLPDPSVDRDAWLAEGIRSYRTFISALLDITDNLVAGEVVPPADVVRHDEDDTYLVVAADKGTATFSDIANEVAQSYNFWLGDAFASGGSAGYDHKGMGITARGAWESVKRHFRELGHDTQTEDFTAVGVGDMSGDVFGNGMLLSEHIRLVAAFDHRHIFIDPNPVAETSYAERRRLFELPRSSWADYNTELISSGGGIFPRTAKSIQVNAHIREALGIETGGKMTPADLMKAILQAPVDLLWNGGIGTYVKASTETHADVGDKANDAIRVDGADLRVKVVGEGGNLGLTQRGRIEFATHGGRINTDAIDNSAGVDTSDHEVNIKILLNAVVTDGDMTVKQRNRLLAQMTDEVGALVLRNNYAQNTAIGNALAQSGSMLHAQQRFLRHLVREGHLDRELEFLPTDRQIRERLGSGQGLTGPETAVLLAYTKITVADELLATSLPDDPYLQGLLHAYFPTALREQFREQIDTHALRREIVTTVLVNDTVNTGGTSFLHRLREETGASLEEIVRAQTAARAIFNSSAVWDAVEALDNVVDAAVQTRIRLHSRRLVERGTRWLLNNRPQPLELSGTIEFFKDRVEQVWAELPKQLRGADLEWYQQIYDELTGAGVPDELATRVAGFSSAFPTLDIVAVADRMDKEPMAVAEVYYDLADRLGITQLMDRIIELPRADRWQSMARASIREDLYAAHAALTSDVLAVGNGTSTPEQRFKAWDEKNAAILGRARTTLEEIQGSDSFDLANLSVAMRTMRTLLRTHS, from the coding sequence ATGCAGACCAAGCTGGACGAAGCAAAGGCCGAGCTGCTCGAGAGGGCCGCCCGGGTAGCTGAGAACAGCCCGGTCGGGGGGCACCTACCGACTGGGACGACGGGCGAGGGCACACCCGACCGGGACACCGTGCTCGCGTTCCTCCAGCGCTACTACCTGCACACCGCCCCGGAGGACCTCACCGACCGCGACCCGGTCGACGTCTTCGGAGCCGCCTTCTCGCACTACCGGCTGGCCGAGACCCGACCACAGGGCACGGCCAATGTGCGGGTCCACACCCCGACCGTCGAGGAGAACGGCTGGACGTGCAGCCACTCCGTCGTCGAGGTCGTGACGGACGACATGCCCTTCCTCGTCGACTCCGTGACCAATGAGCTGTCCCGGCAGGGGCGCGGCATCCATGTCGTCATCCACCCGCAGTTCGTCGTGCGGCGTGATCTGACCGGCAAGCTCATCGAGGTCCTGGAGGCCCGGCCGACCTCCGGTGATCTTCCGCACGACGCCCACGTCGAGTCCTGGATCCACGTCGAGATCGACCGCGAGACCGACCGCGCCGACCTCAAGCAGATCACCGCCGATCTGCTGCGTGTGCTCTCCGACGCCCGCGAGGCCGTGGAGGACTGGGAGAAGATGCGCGACGCCGCGCTGCGCATCGCCGAGGACCTGCCCACCGAGCCGACCGCGGACGACCTGCGCGACCAGGACGTCGAGGAGGCCCGTGAGCTGCTGCGCTGGCTGTCGGACGACCACTTCACCTTCCTCGGCTACCGCGAGTACGCGCTGCGCGAGGACGACTCGCTGGCCGCCGTCCCCGGCACCGGGCTCGGCATCCTGCGCTCCGACCCGCAGCACGCCGGTGACGACAGCCACCCCGTCAGCCCCTCCTTCGAGCGGCTGCCCGCCGACGCCCGTGCCAAGGCCCGCGAGCACAAGCTCCTCGTCCTGACGAAGGCCAACAGCCGGTCCACCGTGCACCGCCCGAGCTACCTCGACTACGTCGGCGTGAAGAAGTTCGACGAGCAGGGCAACGTCGTCGGCGAGCGCCGCTTCCTGGGCCTCTTCTCCTCCGCCGCCTACACCGAGTCCGTGCGCCGCGTGCCCGTGGTCCGCCGCAAGGTCGAGGAAGTCCTGCGCGGCGCCGGGTTCTCGCCCAGCAGCCACGACGGGCGCGACCTGCTCCAGATCCTGGAGACGTACCCCCGCGACGAGCTGTTCCAGACGCCCGCCGACGAACTGCGCTCCATCGTCACCTCCGTGCTGTACCTCCAGGAGCGCCGCCGGCTGCGGCTCTACCTGCGCCAGGACGAGTACGGGCGCTACTACTCGGCCCTCGTCTACCTGCCGCGCGACCGGTACACCACCGGCGTGCGCCTCAGGATCATCGACATCCTCAAGGAGGAGCTCGGCGGCACCAGCGTCGACTTCACCGCCTGGAACACCGAGTCGATCCTCTCCCGGCTGCACTTCGTGGTCCGTGTCCCGCAGGGCACCGAGCTGCCCGAGCTGTCCGAGGCCGACAAGGACCGCATCGAGGCCCGGCTCGTCGAGGCCGCCCGCTCCTGGGCCGACGGCTTCGCGGAGGCGCTGAACGCCGAGTGCGGCGAGGAGCGCGCCGCCGAGCTGCTGCGCCGCTACGGCAACGCCTTCCCCGAGGGCTACAAGGCCGACCACACCCCGCGCGCCGCGGTCGCCGACCTCGTCCACCTGGAGAAGCTCTCCGAGGGCCAGGGGGACAAGGACGCCGAGTCCTTCGCGCTCAGCCTCTACGAGCCGGTCGGCGCCGGCCCCGGTGAGCGCCGCTTCAAGATCTACCGCAAGGGCGAGTCCGTCTCCCTGTCCGCGGTCCTGCCGGTGCTCCAGCGCCTCGGCGTCGAGGTCACCGACGAGCGGCCGTACGAACTGCGCTGCTCGGACAGCACGATCGCCTGGGTCTACGACTTCGGTCTGCGCCTGCCCAAGTCGCAGAACGGCAACGGCGACTACCTGGGTGACGACGGCCGCGAGCGCTTCCAGGAGGCCTTCTCCGCCACCTGGACCGGGCACGCCGAGAACGACGGCTTCAACGCGCTCGTGCTGAGCGCCGGGCTCGGCTGGCGCCAGGCGATGGTGCTGCGCGCGTACGCCAAGTACCTGCGCCAGGCCGGTTCGACGTTCAGCCAGGACTACATGGAGGACACCCTCCGCAACAACGTCCACACCACCCGGCTGCTCGTCTCCCTCTTCGAGGCGCGGATGTCGCCGGACCGCCAGCGGGCCGGCATGGAACTGACCGACGCCCTCATGGAGGAGCTGGACGCAGCCCTCGACCAGGTCGCCAGCCTGGACGAGGACCGGATCCTGCGGTCCTTCCTGACCGTCATCAAGGCGACCCTGCGCACCAACTTCTTCCAGGAGGCGCTCGGCGGGCAGCCGCACGAGTACGTCTCCATGAAGTTCGACCCGCAGGCCATCCCGGACCTTCCGGCGCCCCGGCCCGCGTACGAGATCTGGGTGTACTCGCCGAAGGTGGAAGGCGTGCACCTGCGGTTCGGCAAGGTCGCGCGCGGTGGTCTGCGCTGGTCCGACCGCAGGGAGGATTTCCGGACGGAGATCCTCGGCCTGGTCAAGGCGCAGATGGTCAAGAACACCGTCATCGTGCCGGTCGGCGCGAAGGGCGGCTTCGTCGCCAAGCAGCTGCCGGACCCGTCCGTGGACCGCGACGCATGGCTCGCCGAGGGCATCCGCAGCTACCGGACCTTCATCTCGGCGCTGCTCGACATCACCGACAACCTGGTCGCCGGTGAGGTCGTGCCGCCCGCCGACGTCGTGCGGCACGACGAGGACGACACCTATCTCGTGGTCGCCGCCGACAAGGGCACCGCGACGTTCTCGGACATCGCCAACGAGGTCGCGCAGTCCTACAACTTCTGGCTCGGCGACGCCTTCGCCTCCGGCGGCTCGGCCGGTTACGACCACAAGGGCATGGGCATCACGGCCCGCGGCGCCTGGGAGTCCGTGAAGCGGCACTTCCGGGAGCTCGGCCACGACACCCAGACCGAGGACTTCACGGCGGTCGGCGTCGGTGACATGTCCGGTGACGTGTTCGGCAACGGCATGCTGCTCTCCGAGCACATCCGCCTGGTCGCCGCCTTCGACCACCGGCACATCTTCATCGACCCGAACCCGGTCGCGGAGACGTCGTACGCGGAGCGCCGCCGCCTCTTCGAGCTGCCGCGCTCGTCGTGGGCCGACTACAACACCGAGCTGATCTCGTCCGGCGGCGGCATCTTCCCGCGTACCGCCAAGTCCATCCAGGTCAACGCCCACATCCGCGAGGCCCTCGGCATCGAGACGGGCGGCAAGATGACGCCGGCCGACCTGATGAAGGCGATCCTCCAGGCGCCGGTGGACCTGCTGTGGAACGGCGGCATCGGTACGTATGTGAAGGCGTCCACCGAGACGCACGCGGACGTCGGCGACAAGGCCAACGACGCCATCCGCGTCGACGGCGCCGACCTCAGGGTCAAGGTCGTGGGCGAGGGCGGCAACCTCGGCCTCACCCAGCGCGGACGCATCGAGTTCGCGACGCACGGCGGCAGGATCAACACCGACGCCATCGACAACAGCGCGGGCGTGGACACCTCCGACCACGAGGTGAACATCAAGATCCTGCTCAACGCGGTCGTCACGGACGGTGACATGACCGTCAAGCAGCGCAACAGGCTGCTCGCCCAGATGACCGACGAGGTCGGCGCCCTGGTCCTGCGCAACAACTACGCGCAGAACACGGCGATCGGCAACGCGCTGGCCCAGTCCGGCAGCATGCTCCACGCCCAGCAGCGCTTCCTGCGCCACCTGGTCAGGGAGGGCCACCTCGACCGGGAGCTGGAGTTCCTGCCCACCGACCGGCAGATCCGCGAGCGGCTGGGCTCCGGCCAGGGTCTGACCGGTCCGGAGACGGCCGTCCTCCTCGCGTACACGAAGATCACGGTCGCCGACGAACTGCTCGCCACGTCGCTGCCCGACGACCCCTACCTCCAGGGCCTGCTGCACGCGTACTTCCCGACGGCGCTGCGTGAGCAGTTCCGCGAGCAGATCGACACGCACGCGCTGCGCCGCGAGATCGTCACGACCGTCCTGGTCAACGACACGGTCAACACGGGCGGTACGAGCTTCCTGCACCGGCTGCGCGAGGAGACCGGGGCGTCCCTGGAGGAGATCGTCCGGGCGCAGACCGCGGCCCGCGCGATCTTCAACTCCAGCGCGGTGTGGGACGCCGTCGAGGCGCTCGACAACGTGGTGGACGCGGCCGTGCAGACCCGCATCCGGCTGCATTCCCGCCGTCTCGTCGAGCGCGGCACGCGCTGGCTGCTCAACAACCGGCCGCAGCCGCTGGAGCTGAGCGGGACGATCGAGTTCTTCAAGGACCGGGTCGAGCAGGTCTGGGCCGAGCTGCCCAAGCAGCTGCGCGGCGCGGACCTGGAGTGGTACCAGCAGATCTACGACGAGCTGACGGGCGCCGGCGTCCCGGACGAACTCGCCACGCGGGTGGCCGGGTTCTCCTCCGCCTTCCCGACGCTGGACATCGTCGCGGTCGCCGACCGGATGGACAAGGAGCCGATGGCCGTCGCCGAGGTCTACTACGACCTCGCCGACCGGCTGGGCATCACCCAGCTGATGGACCGCATCATCGAGCTCCCGCGCGCCGATCGCTGGCAGTCCATGGCCCGCGCCTCGATCCGCGAGGACCTGTACGCGGCCCACGCGGCGCTCACCTCGGACGTCCTCGCCGTCGGCAACGGCACGTCCACGCCCGAGCAGCGCTTCAAGGCGTGGGACGAGAAGAACGCGGCGATCCTCGGCCGGGCCCGCACCACCCTGGAGGAGATCCAGGGCTCGGACTCGTTCGACCTCGCCAACCTGTCGGTGGCGATGCGGACCATGCGGACGCTCCTGCGCACGCATTCGTAG
- a CDS encoding serine/threonine-protein kinase, which yields MRSAVPKPLRAEDPREIAGYPLRARIGEGGMGTVYLSQTRGGQPVALKLVRREYADSPAFRERFAREVAAARRVSGYHLVPVVDHDATGERPWLATRHIPGVPLDETLEAHGPLPVPAVLQLLACTAYALGSVHTAGVIHRDVKPGNLLLAADGPWLLDFGIARAAGAATLTTAGRLVGTPRYMSPEHALGRPVTTAADIFALGLLAAEAATGQHPYGRGNGLAIAARIAGTDQQPPALDGMQRPLLDVVRRCLAADPAARPSAAELAEHCAGAARRDVRDFTGWLPGPVAADVNAIEASLRTLFLAEAPTVRALPPTAPLTVRDEEWRRRVRREP from the coding sequence ATGCGGAGCGCGGTACCGAAACCGCTGCGAGCGGAGGATCCACGGGAGATCGCCGGGTACCCACTGCGCGCCCGGATCGGCGAGGGCGGCATGGGCACCGTCTATCTCTCGCAGACCCGCGGCGGCCAGCCGGTCGCCCTGAAACTGGTGCGCCGCGAGTACGCGGACAGCCCGGCGTTCCGGGAGCGCTTCGCCCGCGAGGTGGCCGCCGCCCGCCGGGTCTCCGGCTACCACCTGGTCCCCGTCGTCGACCACGACGCCACCGGCGAACGGCCGTGGCTGGCCACCCGGCACATCCCGGGCGTGCCCCTCGACGAGACCCTGGAGGCGCACGGCCCGCTCCCGGTCCCCGCCGTGCTGCAACTGCTCGCCTGCACCGCGTACGCGCTCGGCTCCGTCCACACGGCCGGAGTGATCCACCGCGACGTGAAGCCGGGCAACCTGCTGCTGGCCGCGGACGGCCCCTGGCTGCTCGACTTCGGCATCGCCCGGGCCGCGGGCGCCGCGACGCTCACCACCGCGGGCCGCCTCGTCGGCACCCCGCGCTACATGTCGCCCGAGCACGCCCTCGGGCGCCCGGTCACCACCGCGGCCGACATCTTCGCGCTCGGCCTGCTCGCCGCCGAGGCCGCCACCGGACAGCACCCCTACGGCCGCGGCAACGGCCTCGCGATCGCCGCGCGCATCGCGGGCACCGACCAGCAGCCGCCCGCCCTCGACGGCATGCAGCGCCCGCTCCTCGACGTCGTACGCCGCTGTCTCGCCGCCGACCCGGCCGCCCGGCCCTCCGCCGCCGAGCTCGCCGAGCACTGCGCGGGCGCGGCCCGCCGGGACGTACGGGACTTCACGGGCTGGCTGCCGGGCCCGGTCGCCGCCGACGTGAACGCCATCGAGGCCTCGCTGCGCACCCTGTTCCTCGCCGAGGCCCCGACCGTGCGGGCCCTGCCGCCGACGGCCCCGCTGACGGTGCGGGACGAGGAGTGGCGGCGCCGGGTACGCCGAGAACCGTAG
- a CDS encoding ABC transporter ATP-binding protein → MAENPNAERIPTVIATGVDIVYRVNGTGAGRGSATAALNRIVRRKQAEQASGVRKVHAVRNVSFTAYRGEAIGLIGTNGSGKSTLLKAVAGLLPVENGKIYTDGQPSLLGVNAALMNDLTGERNVYLGGLAMGMSREQIKERYEEIVDFSGINEKGDFITLPMRTYSSGMAARLRFSIAAAKDHDVLMIDEALATGDRSFQKRSEARIRELRKSAGTVFLVSHNNKSIRDTCDRVLWLERGELRMDGPTEEVLEEYEAFTGGSDKAAKPPKQAQKTPEAAKV, encoded by the coding sequence GTGGCTGAGAACCCGAACGCAGAACGCATCCCCACCGTCATCGCCACCGGCGTCGACATCGTCTACCGCGTCAACGGCACGGGCGCGGGCCGCGGCAGCGCCACCGCCGCGCTCAACCGGATCGTTCGCCGCAAGCAGGCCGAACAGGCCTCGGGCGTACGGAAGGTGCACGCGGTCAGGAACGTGTCCTTCACGGCGTACCGCGGCGAGGCCATCGGCCTGATCGGCACCAACGGCTCCGGCAAGTCGACGCTGCTCAAGGCGGTCGCCGGACTGCTCCCCGTCGAGAACGGCAAGATCTACACCGACGGCCAGCCCTCCCTGCTGGGCGTCAACGCGGCCCTGATGAACGACCTGACGGGCGAGCGCAACGTCTACCTCGGCGGCCTCGCCATGGGCATGTCCCGCGAGCAGATCAAGGAGCGCTACGAGGAGATCGTCGACTTCTCCGGCATCAACGAGAAGGGCGACTTCATCACGCTGCCGATGCGGACGTACTCCTCCGGCATGGCGGCTCGCCTCCGCTTCTCCATCGCGGCGGCCAAGGACCACGACGTCCTGATGATCGACGAGGCCCTCGCCACCGGCGACCGCTCCTTCCAGAAGCGCTCCGAGGCCCGCATCCGCGAGCTGCGCAAGAGCGCGGGCACGGTCTTCCTCGTCAGCCACAACAACAAGTCGATCCGCGACACCTGCGACCGTGTCCTGTGGCTGGAGCGCGGCGAACTGCGCATGGACGGCCCGACGGAGGAAGTCCTGGAGGAGTACGAGGCGTTCACCGGCGGCAGCGACAAGGCGGCCAAGCCCCCGAAGCAGGCGCAGAAGACGCCCGAGGCCGCGAAGGTCTAG
- a CDS encoding serine/threonine-protein kinase: protein MRRISSERSSVRSGTGVRKRVRGRAPITTSTGDILSPLGPQDPRETAGYHLLAKIGEGGMGTVYLSHTRGGQPVALKVIRREYGQDPDFRRRFEQEVQAARRVQGYHIVPVVDHDTSGELPWLASAFIPGIPLHDALTQFGPLPPAAVFQLIGTTARALSAIHAAGVVHRDLKPSNILLGAGGPYVIDFGIARAADATQLTQSGGLIGTPQYMSPEHALGERVGPATDVFSLGLIAAVAATGRHPYGDGGAITIAAQIANTAHRPPQLAAYDPSLRSLLERCLTADPAERIGTEELAALCQELAGRGLSDFQGWLPDPLAAEIVRREQAAQSPPQPTAPQMPAAPPAAPPTAPPTAPPPQVTGFGPAPAYDSRTYHLAPAPAVPAPPRRRRGRMAVIATVLVLAVAAGAGTAVWVLGKNKDDGGSEAKGGKGSRSSTPASPSPSKEQQDSGSSAAPDPTDSSGSAQETANATYDVLFENKPLTLRRPSGGLDSTYVDLDGPKVDPTNYMDSDIQEFSADNTQLTFTRPMGKAAGTTPQECRAGAEQNPFTETLSGESINKDQTIVKGDHLCTVTGEGDLAMWTITEVDRPSDTDYLPNLTGTITVWEIKN, encoded by the coding sequence ATGCGCCGTATAAGCTCTGAGCGCTCAAGTGTCAGGAGCGGCACAGGAGTTAGGAAGCGCGTACGGGGGAGGGCTCCCATCACAACCAGCACAGGTGACATCCTCAGTCCTCTGGGACCGCAGGACCCGAGAGAGACCGCCGGCTACCACCTGCTGGCGAAGATCGGCGAGGGCGGCATGGGCACCGTCTACCTCTCGCACACACGCGGCGGCCAGCCCGTCGCCCTGAAGGTGATCCGCCGCGAGTACGGCCAGGATCCCGACTTCCGGCGTCGCTTCGAGCAGGAGGTACAGGCGGCCCGCCGTGTGCAGGGCTACCACATCGTGCCCGTCGTCGACCATGACACCAGTGGCGAACTGCCGTGGCTGGCCTCGGCGTTCATCCCCGGCATCCCGCTGCACGACGCGCTGACGCAGTTCGGTCCGCTGCCGCCCGCCGCCGTCTTCCAGCTGATCGGCACCACGGCCCGCGCGCTCTCCGCGATCCACGCGGCCGGTGTCGTCCACCGCGACCTCAAGCCCAGCAACATCCTGCTCGGCGCGGGCGGCCCGTACGTCATCGACTTCGGCATCGCGCGCGCCGCCGACGCCACCCAACTCACCCAGTCCGGCGGCCTGATCGGCACCCCGCAGTACATGTCGCCCGAGCACGCGCTGGGCGAGCGGGTCGGCCCGGCCACGGACGTGTTCTCGCTCGGGCTGATCGCCGCCGTCGCGGCCACCGGACGTCACCCCTACGGCGACGGCGGCGCCATCACCATCGCCGCGCAGATCGCCAACACCGCCCACCGGCCGCCCCAACTGGCCGCGTACGACCCGTCGTTGCGCTCTCTTCTCGAACGCTGCCTCACCGCCGATCCCGCCGAGCGCATCGGCACCGAGGAACTGGCCGCCCTGTGCCAGGAGTTGGCCGGCCGCGGGCTGAGCGACTTCCAGGGCTGGCTGCCCGACCCGCTCGCCGCGGAGATCGTCCGCCGCGAGCAGGCGGCCCAGAGCCCGCCCCAGCCGACGGCTCCCCAGATGCCCGCCGCGCCTCCGGCGGCACCCCCGACGGCACCGCCGACCGCGCCTCCACCGCAGGTCACCGGCTTCGGCCCGGCCCCCGCCTACGATTCCCGGACCTACCACCTCGCCCCTGCCCCGGCGGTCCCCGCTCCCCCGCGCCGCCGTCGCGGACGTATGGCGGTCATCGCCACCGTGCTCGTCCTCGCCGTCGCGGCGGGCGCGGGCACGGCGGTGTGGGTGCTGGGGAAGAACAAGGACGACGGAGGCAGCGAGGCCAAGGGCGGCAAGGGGAGCCGGTCGAGTACGCCAGCGAGCCCCAGCCCGTCCAAGGAGCAGCAGGACAGCGGGAGTTCAGCGGCGCCGGATCCCACCGACTCGTCCGGTTCGGCCCAGGAGACCGCGAACGCCACGTACGACGTCCTCTTCGAGAACAAGCCGCTCACCCTGCGCCGTCCCAGTGGCGGGCTCGACTCGACCTACGTCGATCTCGACGGGCCCAAGGTCGATCCCACCAACTACATGGACTCGGACATCCAGGAGTTCTCCGCCGACAACACCCAACTGACGTTCACCCGGCCCATGGGCAAGGCGGCGGGCACCACGCCGCAGGAGTGCCGCGCGGGGGCCGAGCAGAACCCCTTCACCGAGACGCTGAGCGGCGAGTCCATCAACAAGGACCAGACGATCGTCAAGGGCGACCATCTCTGCACGGTCACCGGCGAAGGTGACCTCGCCATGTGGACGATCACCGAGGTCGACCGCCCCAGCGACACCGACTACCTCCCCAACCTCACGGGCACCATCACCGTCTGGGAGATCAAGAACTGA